A genomic segment from Daphnia pulex isolate KAP4 chromosome 5, ASM2113471v1 encodes:
- the LOC124194657 gene encoding U3 small nucleolar ribonucleoprotein protein MPP10-like yields MATCSESLVDKVLNEFITVTTKPESFLSVQAAANTKFKAITKDLYDSVNRNCTLQGLTGSLPELYTEGFDEEQIWQQLELHNEPSFKILMKNVAKLLTGKDKKLSFYKVEVQTDDEEQEENGLENEEDKDSVASDLSFQLPSDSDNENEDGDDSDLDETDALKFDEYKMLDEEREERPKKNREQSMGKIRKTEVDDEFFKVGEMEKFLEKEEAEKPVKGDDEDSIDYFEDVLSDDDENEAAVKAKYKDFFRGSIPAGDQQQEMDEEDEDLEEGDEEMEDEEELDDDDEPREKRVKFDLNGSDSSDEDESDTSNDNLTKSEGKSSYELRQERLKAKIQELEDEAVAPKPWQLMGETKAELRPDNALLEEDLFFDHTTRQAPVITEETTKTLEEIIRQRIKDQAFDDVERKIKPVYDPTEFKKKLVLDQEKSKFSLAEIYEQEFLKQQETQKAEAKSSSLADVPNDEASEDQNRAALRKRMATVFAKLDALCNFSYTPRAPEPDVKIVSNMPSIVMEEIAPVTVSDANLLAPQEVQDPTRGVLKGTTEKAKTDRLRERRKKKSAQRVRHKERERTEKAVDKANPGLGNKHAKARVLHNLQKAEKEGTVSLIKDNRTKATKSSTAFFKQLQEDVSASVDAVRQGKQKTNLKNKRSTGSQFKL; encoded by the exons ATGGCGACATGCAGCGAATCCCTCGTGGATAAggttttgaatgaatttatCACTGTCACAACGAAACCAGAAAGCTTTCTAAG tGTACAGGCTGCTGCCAACACAAAATTCAAAGCAATTACAAAAGATCTCTATGATTCTGTTAATCGAAATTGCACACTGCAAGGGCTTACTGGAAGTCTGCCAGAGCTTTATACAGAGGGATTTGATGAAGAACAAATTTGGCAGCAACTAGAACTTCACAATGAACCTTCCTTCAAGatattaatgaaaaatgtAGCCAAACTTCTTACAGGAAAAGACAAGAAACTTTCATTTTACAAAGTTGAAGTACAAACTGACGATGaagagcaagaagaaaatggtttgGAAAACGAGGAGGATAAAGACAGTGTTGCAAGTGACTTGTCTTTCCAACTTCCTTCTGATAGTGATAATGAAAACGAGGATGGAGACGACTCGGACCTAGACGAAACTGACGCATTGAAATTCGACGAGTACAAAATGCTCGATGAAGAACGCGAAgaaaggccaaaaaagaatagagaacAGTCAAtggggaaaattcgaaaaactGAAGTCGACGACGAGTTTTTTAAAGTTGGTGAAATGGAAAAGTTTctggaaaaggaagaagctgAAAAACCAGTCAAGGGCGATGACGAAGATTCTATTGATTATTTTGAGGACGTCCTTTCCGACGACGATGAAAAC GAAGCCGCTGTCAAAGCCAAGTACAAAGATTTTTTCCGAGGATCCATTCCTGCAGGCGACCAACAACAGGAAATGGATGAGGAAGATGAAGATCTGGAAGAGGGTgatgaagaaatggaagatgaagaagagctagacgacgacgatgaaccAAGAGAGAAACGTgtcaa ATTCGACTTAAATGGCTCCGATTCAAGCGACGAAGACGAGTCAGACACATCCAACGACAATCTCACGAAATCGGAAGGAAAATCTAGCTATGAGCTAAGACAAGAACGGTTGAAAGCTAAAATTCAAGAATTGGAAGACGAAGCTGTAGCACCGAAACCCTGGCAGCTGATGGGTGAAACCAAAGCCGAACTCAGACCTGACAATGCACTATTAGAGGAAGATCTTTTCTTCGATCACACAACAAGACAAGCGCCTGTCATCACAGAAGAGACCACTAAGACCTTGGAAGAAATTATCCGCCAACGCATCAAAGACCAAGCTTTTGATGATGTGGAGCGTAAAATCAAACCTGTCTACGACCCTACTGAATTCAAGAAGAAGTTGGTGCTGGACCAAGAAAAGAGCAAGTTTAGCTTGGCTGAAATTTACGAACAG GAATTCTTGAAGCAGCAAGAAACTCAAAAGGCAGAGGCTAAATCAAGTAGTCTTGCCGACGTGCCCAACGATGAAGCGTCCGAAGACCAAAACCGTGCAGCACTTCGCAAGAGAATGGCCACTGTATTTGCCAAACTAGATGCACTCTGCAACTTTAGCTACACCCCACGAGCA CCTGAACCTGATGTCAAAATTGTCAGCAATATGCCTTCGATCGTTATGGAAGAAATTGCTCCCGTCACAGTCAGCGATGCCAATTTGTTGGCACCACAAGAAGTTCAAG ATCCCACGAGGGGCGTGTTGAAGGGCACGACGGAAAAAGCGAAAACGGACCGATTGCGAGAgcgacggaagaagaaaagtgccCAGCGAGTGCGGCATAAAGAACGAGAGCGTACCGAGAAGGCCGTCGACAAGGCTAATCCAGGGCTGGGTAACAAGCACGCCAAAGCCCGTGTTTTGCACAATTTACAAAAGGCGGAGAAGGAGGGTACCGTTTCATTG ATCAAGGACAATCGAACTAAAGCTACTAAATCTTCGACGGCCTTCTTCAAACAATTGCAAGAAGATGTGTCGGCCAGCGTGGATGCGGTTAGACAGGGCAAGCAGAAAACCAATCTGAAGAACAAACGCAGCACTGGTTCTcagtttaaactttaa
- the LOC124194658 gene encoding synaptotagmin-4-like isoform X3, with the protein MKEGDGPDVEPLNHLSTPAVVGICLGGVVLLISVAAVSCFCYRGHHQQTRSTKKARSPGSHIGSENRPLAFRKPVAVKSPNNPQQLTHSYPVSGGSSVAISHHLKKSPSPTGAKTPPGSCPIGKSPSPLSATTPSTLTPTYETSSPQVSRKNSLISGCSRSVINALQEEGQQRETVIRFQLENEVTHPAELMKSDLVASASANLPGGEIDLAKMECGGGSNKLGQLYFKVRHNVEKSTLNITVVRCQGLPARDSNIGSSDPYVKLQLLPDKHHKVKTRVLRRTLNPVYDEDFTFYGIGENQLQSLTLHFVVLCFDRYSRDDVIGEVLLPVNEALEEMTDSVDSNNTADNGNHSSALLFRDIAPRSHKMRTHGRGELLVSLCYQPQASRLTAVVLKARNIPRMDMTGLADPYVKIYLVHNGQRVAKKKTHVKKRTLNPVFNESFVFDLPASATSLDNISLEFLVLDWDRVTKNEVIGRLELGGAKTIGTALHHWNEVLNSPRRQIAEWHKLKD; encoded by the exons ATGAAGGAAGGAGACGGGCCCGATGTTGAACCATTGAACCATT TGAGCACTCCGGCGGTCGTGGGAATCTGTCTAGGAGGTGTTGTGCTCCTGATCTCCGTCGCCGCCGtcagttgtttttgttatcgCGGACATCACCAGCAAACAAGGAGCACCAAGAAAGCTCGGTCGCCCGGCAGTCACATCGGATCAGAGAACAGACCGTTGGCTTTCCGTAAGCCGGTGGCGGTCAAAAGCCCTAACAACCCGCAGCAATTGACTCACTCGTATCCCGTCAGCGGAGGATCATCGGTTGCCATCAGCCACCACCTCAAGAAATCGCCAAGTCCGACAGGAGCCAAAACTCCTCCTGGCTCCTGTCCCATCGGCAAATCTCCTAGTCCACTTTCCG CGACGACGCCTTCGACGCTGACCCCAACTTATGAAACGAGCAGCCCGCAGGTGAGCCGGAAAAACTCTCTGATCTCGGGATGTTCTCGTTCCGTCATCAACGCCCTCCAAGAGGAAGGGCAGCAGCGCGAGACTGTCATCCGCTTTCAATTGGAGAACGAGGTCACTCATCCAGCGGAATTGATGAAAAGTGACTTGGTAGCATCCGCTTCCGCAAACCTCCCCGGCGGAGAAATCGACTTGGCAAAGATGGAATGCGGAGGCGGATCCAACAAACTGGGACAACTCTACTTTAAAGTCAG GCACAATGTTGAAAAGAGTACGCTCAACATCACCGTGGTCAGATGCCAAGGACTGCCGGCTCGTGATTCCAACATCGGTTCCAGCGATCCTTATGTCAAACTCCAATTGCTGCCCGACAAACACCACAAGGTCAAGACCCGCGTCCTTCGTCGCACTCTCAATCCCGTCTACGACGAAGACTTTACTTTTTACGGAATCGGCGAAAACCAACTTCAG AGCTTGACGCTCCATTTCGTCGTTCTGTGTTTCGATCGATACTCGAG AGATGACGTCATTGGCGAAGTGTTGCTGCCAGTTAACGAAGCTCTGGAGGAAATGACAGATTCAGTCGATTCCAACAATACTGCAGACAACGGAAACCACTCTAGCGCTCTACTATTCCGAGATATTGCGCCACGCAGTCATAAG ATGAGGACTCACGGAAGAGGCGAGCTTCTGGTGTCGCTTTGTTATCAACCGCAAGCTTCTCGACTAACAGCCGTCGTCCTGAAAGCTCGTAACATTCCCCGCATGGACATGACCGGCCTTGCTG ATCCTTACGTCAAGATTTATCTTGTGCACAATGGACAACGAGtggccaagaagaagacgcACGTCAAGAAGCGCACGCTGAATCCCGTTTTTAACGAGTCGTTTGTTTTCGACTTGCCGGCCAGCGCCACTTCACTGGACAATATCAGTCTCGAATTTCTCGTCCTCGACTGGGACCGCGTCACCAAAAATGAG GTGATTGGACGTTTGGAATTGGGCGGAGCCAAGACGATCGGAACGGCCTTGCATCACTGGAACGAGGTCTTGAATTCTCCACGTCGTCAAATCGCCGAATGGCACAAACTGAAGGATTGA
- the LOC124194658 gene encoding synaptotagmin-4-like isoform X1 yields MKEGDGPDVEPLNHLSTPAVVGICLGGVVLLISVAAVSCFCYRGHHQQTRSTKKARSPGSHIGSENRPLAFRKPVAVKSPNNPQQLTHSYPVSGGSSVAISHHLKKSPSPTGAKTPPGSCPIGKSPSPLSATTPSTLTPTYETSSPQVSRKNSLISGCSRSVINALQEEGQQRETVIRFQLENEVTHPAELMKSDLVASASANLPGGEIDLAKMECGGGSNKLGQLYFKVRHNVEKSTLNITVVRCQGLPARDSNIGSSDPYVKLQLLPDKHHKVKTRVLRRTLNPVYDEDFTFYGIGENQLQSLTLHFVVLCFDRYSRDDVIGEVLLPVNEALEEMTDSVDSNNTADNGNHSSALLFRDIAPRSHKMRTHGRGELLVSLCYQPQASRLTAVVLKARNIPRMDMTGLADPYVKIYLVHNGQRVAKKKTHVKKRTLNPVFNESFVFDLPASATSLDNISLEFLVLDWDRVTKNEPLDLKQVIGRLELGGAKTIGTALHHWNEVLNSPRRQIAEWHKLKD; encoded by the exons ATGAAGGAAGGAGACGGGCCCGATGTTGAACCATTGAACCATT TGAGCACTCCGGCGGTCGTGGGAATCTGTCTAGGAGGTGTTGTGCTCCTGATCTCCGTCGCCGCCGtcagttgtttttgttatcgCGGACATCACCAGCAAACAAGGAGCACCAAGAAAGCTCGGTCGCCCGGCAGTCACATCGGATCAGAGAACAGACCGTTGGCTTTCCGTAAGCCGGTGGCGGTCAAAAGCCCTAACAACCCGCAGCAATTGACTCACTCGTATCCCGTCAGCGGAGGATCATCGGTTGCCATCAGCCACCACCTCAAGAAATCGCCAAGTCCGACAGGAGCCAAAACTCCTCCTGGCTCCTGTCCCATCGGCAAATCTCCTAGTCCACTTTCCG CGACGACGCCTTCGACGCTGACCCCAACTTATGAAACGAGCAGCCCGCAGGTGAGCCGGAAAAACTCTCTGATCTCGGGATGTTCTCGTTCCGTCATCAACGCCCTCCAAGAGGAAGGGCAGCAGCGCGAGACTGTCATCCGCTTTCAATTGGAGAACGAGGTCACTCATCCAGCGGAATTGATGAAAAGTGACTTGGTAGCATCCGCTTCCGCAAACCTCCCCGGCGGAGAAATCGACTTGGCAAAGATGGAATGCGGAGGCGGATCCAACAAACTGGGACAACTCTACTTTAAAGTCAG GCACAATGTTGAAAAGAGTACGCTCAACATCACCGTGGTCAGATGCCAAGGACTGCCGGCTCGTGATTCCAACATCGGTTCCAGCGATCCTTATGTCAAACTCCAATTGCTGCCCGACAAACACCACAAGGTCAAGACCCGCGTCCTTCGTCGCACTCTCAATCCCGTCTACGACGAAGACTTTACTTTTTACGGAATCGGCGAAAACCAACTTCAG AGCTTGACGCTCCATTTCGTCGTTCTGTGTTTCGATCGATACTCGAG AGATGACGTCATTGGCGAAGTGTTGCTGCCAGTTAACGAAGCTCTGGAGGAAATGACAGATTCAGTCGATTCCAACAATACTGCAGACAACGGAAACCACTCTAGCGCTCTACTATTCCGAGATATTGCGCCACGCAGTCATAAG ATGAGGACTCACGGAAGAGGCGAGCTTCTGGTGTCGCTTTGTTATCAACCGCAAGCTTCTCGACTAACAGCCGTCGTCCTGAAAGCTCGTAACATTCCCCGCATGGACATGACCGGCCTTGCTG ATCCTTACGTCAAGATTTATCTTGTGCACAATGGACAACGAGtggccaagaagaagacgcACGTCAAGAAGCGCACGCTGAATCCCGTTTTTAACGAGTCGTTTGTTTTCGACTTGCCGGCCAGCGCCACTTCACTGGACAATATCAGTCTCGAATTTCTCGTCCTCGACTGGGACCGCGTCACCAAAAATGAG CCTTTGGATTTAAAACAGGTGATTGGACGTTTGGAATTGGGCGGAGCCAAGACGATCGGAACGGCCTTGCATCACTGGAACGAGGTCTTGAATTCTCCACGTCGTCAAATCGCCGAATGGCACAAACTGAAGGATTGA
- the LOC124194658 gene encoding synaptotagmin-4-like isoform X4: MVITVLVDITKFAVSTPAVVGICLGGVVLLISVAAVSCFCYRGHHQQTRSTKKARSPGSHIGSENRPLAFRKPVAVKSPNNPQQLTHSYPVSGGSSVAISHHLKKSPSPTGAKTPPGSCPIGKSPSPLSATTPSTLTPTYETSSPQVSRKNSLISGCSRSVINALQEEGQQRETVIRFQLENEVTHPAELMKSDLVASASANLPGGEIDLAKMECGGGSNKLGQLYFKVRHNVEKSTLNITVVRCQGLPARDSNIGSSDPYVKLQLLPDKHHKVKTRVLRRTLNPVYDEDFTFYGIGENQLQSLTLHFVVLCFDRYSRDDVIGEVLLPVNEALEEMTDSVDSNNTADNGNHSSALLFRDIAPRSHKMRTHGRGELLVSLCYQPQASRLTAVVLKARNIPRMDMTGLADPYVKIYLVHNGQRVAKKKTHVKKRTLNPVFNESFVFDLPASATSLDNISLEFLVLDWDRVTKNEVIGRLELGGAKTIGTALHHWNEVLNSPRRQIAEWHKLKD, encoded by the exons ATGGTTATCACAGTTCTTGTGGATATTACCAAGTTCGCCG TGAGCACTCCGGCGGTCGTGGGAATCTGTCTAGGAGGTGTTGTGCTCCTGATCTCCGTCGCCGCCGtcagttgtttttgttatcgCGGACATCACCAGCAAACAAGGAGCACCAAGAAAGCTCGGTCGCCCGGCAGTCACATCGGATCAGAGAACAGACCGTTGGCTTTCCGTAAGCCGGTGGCGGTCAAAAGCCCTAACAACCCGCAGCAATTGACTCACTCGTATCCCGTCAGCGGAGGATCATCGGTTGCCATCAGCCACCACCTCAAGAAATCGCCAAGTCCGACAGGAGCCAAAACTCCTCCTGGCTCCTGTCCCATCGGCAAATCTCCTAGTCCACTTTCCG CGACGACGCCTTCGACGCTGACCCCAACTTATGAAACGAGCAGCCCGCAGGTGAGCCGGAAAAACTCTCTGATCTCGGGATGTTCTCGTTCCGTCATCAACGCCCTCCAAGAGGAAGGGCAGCAGCGCGAGACTGTCATCCGCTTTCAATTGGAGAACGAGGTCACTCATCCAGCGGAATTGATGAAAAGTGACTTGGTAGCATCCGCTTCCGCAAACCTCCCCGGCGGAGAAATCGACTTGGCAAAGATGGAATGCGGAGGCGGATCCAACAAACTGGGACAACTCTACTTTAAAGTCAG GCACAATGTTGAAAAGAGTACGCTCAACATCACCGTGGTCAGATGCCAAGGACTGCCGGCTCGTGATTCCAACATCGGTTCCAGCGATCCTTATGTCAAACTCCAATTGCTGCCCGACAAACACCACAAGGTCAAGACCCGCGTCCTTCGTCGCACTCTCAATCCCGTCTACGACGAAGACTTTACTTTTTACGGAATCGGCGAAAACCAACTTCAG AGCTTGACGCTCCATTTCGTCGTTCTGTGTTTCGATCGATACTCGAG AGATGACGTCATTGGCGAAGTGTTGCTGCCAGTTAACGAAGCTCTGGAGGAAATGACAGATTCAGTCGATTCCAACAATACTGCAGACAACGGAAACCACTCTAGCGCTCTACTATTCCGAGATATTGCGCCACGCAGTCATAAG ATGAGGACTCACGGAAGAGGCGAGCTTCTGGTGTCGCTTTGTTATCAACCGCAAGCTTCTCGACTAACAGCCGTCGTCCTGAAAGCTCGTAACATTCCCCGCATGGACATGACCGGCCTTGCTG ATCCTTACGTCAAGATTTATCTTGTGCACAATGGACAACGAGtggccaagaagaagacgcACGTCAAGAAGCGCACGCTGAATCCCGTTTTTAACGAGTCGTTTGTTTTCGACTTGCCGGCCAGCGCCACTTCACTGGACAATATCAGTCTCGAATTTCTCGTCCTCGACTGGGACCGCGTCACCAAAAATGAG GTGATTGGACGTTTGGAATTGGGCGGAGCCAAGACGATCGGAACGGCCTTGCATCACTGGAACGAGGTCTTGAATTCTCCACGTCGTCAAATCGCCGAATGGCACAAACTGAAGGATTGA
- the LOC124194658 gene encoding synaptotagmin-4-like isoform X2 — translation MVITVLVDITKFAVSTPAVVGICLGGVVLLISVAAVSCFCYRGHHQQTRSTKKARSPGSHIGSENRPLAFRKPVAVKSPNNPQQLTHSYPVSGGSSVAISHHLKKSPSPTGAKTPPGSCPIGKSPSPLSATTPSTLTPTYETSSPQVSRKNSLISGCSRSVINALQEEGQQRETVIRFQLENEVTHPAELMKSDLVASASANLPGGEIDLAKMECGGGSNKLGQLYFKVRHNVEKSTLNITVVRCQGLPARDSNIGSSDPYVKLQLLPDKHHKVKTRVLRRTLNPVYDEDFTFYGIGENQLQSLTLHFVVLCFDRYSRDDVIGEVLLPVNEALEEMTDSVDSNNTADNGNHSSALLFRDIAPRSHKMRTHGRGELLVSLCYQPQASRLTAVVLKARNIPRMDMTGLADPYVKIYLVHNGQRVAKKKTHVKKRTLNPVFNESFVFDLPASATSLDNISLEFLVLDWDRVTKNEPLDLKQVIGRLELGGAKTIGTALHHWNEVLNSPRRQIAEWHKLKD, via the exons ATGGTTATCACAGTTCTTGTGGATATTACCAAGTTCGCCG TGAGCACTCCGGCGGTCGTGGGAATCTGTCTAGGAGGTGTTGTGCTCCTGATCTCCGTCGCCGCCGtcagttgtttttgttatcgCGGACATCACCAGCAAACAAGGAGCACCAAGAAAGCTCGGTCGCCCGGCAGTCACATCGGATCAGAGAACAGACCGTTGGCTTTCCGTAAGCCGGTGGCGGTCAAAAGCCCTAACAACCCGCAGCAATTGACTCACTCGTATCCCGTCAGCGGAGGATCATCGGTTGCCATCAGCCACCACCTCAAGAAATCGCCAAGTCCGACAGGAGCCAAAACTCCTCCTGGCTCCTGTCCCATCGGCAAATCTCCTAGTCCACTTTCCG CGACGACGCCTTCGACGCTGACCCCAACTTATGAAACGAGCAGCCCGCAGGTGAGCCGGAAAAACTCTCTGATCTCGGGATGTTCTCGTTCCGTCATCAACGCCCTCCAAGAGGAAGGGCAGCAGCGCGAGACTGTCATCCGCTTTCAATTGGAGAACGAGGTCACTCATCCAGCGGAATTGATGAAAAGTGACTTGGTAGCATCCGCTTCCGCAAACCTCCCCGGCGGAGAAATCGACTTGGCAAAGATGGAATGCGGAGGCGGATCCAACAAACTGGGACAACTCTACTTTAAAGTCAG GCACAATGTTGAAAAGAGTACGCTCAACATCACCGTGGTCAGATGCCAAGGACTGCCGGCTCGTGATTCCAACATCGGTTCCAGCGATCCTTATGTCAAACTCCAATTGCTGCCCGACAAACACCACAAGGTCAAGACCCGCGTCCTTCGTCGCACTCTCAATCCCGTCTACGACGAAGACTTTACTTTTTACGGAATCGGCGAAAACCAACTTCAG AGCTTGACGCTCCATTTCGTCGTTCTGTGTTTCGATCGATACTCGAG AGATGACGTCATTGGCGAAGTGTTGCTGCCAGTTAACGAAGCTCTGGAGGAAATGACAGATTCAGTCGATTCCAACAATACTGCAGACAACGGAAACCACTCTAGCGCTCTACTATTCCGAGATATTGCGCCACGCAGTCATAAG ATGAGGACTCACGGAAGAGGCGAGCTTCTGGTGTCGCTTTGTTATCAACCGCAAGCTTCTCGACTAACAGCCGTCGTCCTGAAAGCTCGTAACATTCCCCGCATGGACATGACCGGCCTTGCTG ATCCTTACGTCAAGATTTATCTTGTGCACAATGGACAACGAGtggccaagaagaagacgcACGTCAAGAAGCGCACGCTGAATCCCGTTTTTAACGAGTCGTTTGTTTTCGACTTGCCGGCCAGCGCCACTTCACTGGACAATATCAGTCTCGAATTTCTCGTCCTCGACTGGGACCGCGTCACCAAAAATGAG CCTTTGGATTTAAAACAGGTGATTGGACGTTTGGAATTGGGCGGAGCCAAGACGATCGGAACGGCCTTGCATCACTGGAACGAGGTCTTGAATTCTCCACGTCGTCAAATCGCCGAATGGCACAAACTGAAGGATTGA
- the LOC124194663 gene encoding 33 kDa inner dynein arm light chain, axonemal-like, translating into MSERLAGTSFSLLKYDNPVLVREPSDGNKRRVDELPQLQPASTGLTGGNTSRSIIATTPGPVPDPPSPPGGNKSRDAIRREAQDAINAILPPKEWTEDDQIWRQLVSSTPATRLDVLALQEQLDSRLKQRQAREIGICPIRRELYSQCFDELIRQVTVSCSERGFLLARVRDELNLTLLSYQTLYESSLAFGVRKALQAEIGRGEMEDQIEQLKHVEQNLECQKTELKVELERNAKRAQEDMESLKEQHAQEVESLQQSNKQLKELLEGVLTGNK; encoded by the exons ATGTCAGAACGTTTGGCGGGCACTTCGTTTTCGCTGTTGAAATATGACAATCCCGTTCTGGTGCGTGAGCCGAGTGACGGCAACAAGAGAAGA GTAGACGAGTTGCCGCAATTGCAACCAGCCTCCACTGGGCTAACCGGCGGGAATACAAGTCGATCCATCATAGCAACCACTCCCGGTCCTGTCCCAGATCCACCCTCTCCTCCTGGGGGAAACAAAAGTCGTGACGCAATTCGACGTGAAGCCCAAGATGCAATCAACGCAATTCTGCCTCCCAAGGAATGGACCGAAGACGACCAGATATGGCGGCAGTTG GTCTCGTCTACGCCGGCGACGAGATTGGACGTCCTCGCTTTGCAGGAGCAGTTGGATTCCAGACTCAAGCAGAGACAAGCTCGAGAAATTGGAATCTGTCCAATCAGGAGGGAGCTCTACTCGCAGTGCTTTG ATGAACTGATCCGACAAGTGACCGTCAGCTGTTCCGAGAGAGGCTTCCTCTTAGCTCGAGTCCGCGACGAACTCAATTTGACGCTGCTTTCATATCAGACTCTGTACGAGAGCAGCTTGGCGTTCGGCGTACGGAAAGCCCTGCAGGCCGAGATAGGACGGGGAGAAATGGAGGACCAGATTGAGCAGTTAAAGCACGTTGAGCAGAATCTCGAATGTCAAAAGACGGAGCTGAAGGTCGAGCTGGAACGGAATGCAAAAAGAGCTCAAGAGGACATGGAGTCTCTGAAAGAGCAGCACGCACAAGAGGTGGAATCCTTACAGCAATCCAACAAACAGCTCAAG GAACTTTTGGAGGGAGTATTGACtggcaataaataa